The genomic window TGACCAAGAGAAATATTACTTGACTCTTGGTTCATTTCCATGTTGTAACCACCAGGAAGGGTGCGGATAAAGTGGTCAACATTGGCAGCCTTAGCAGCTTCAACGATTTCTTCATCTGTTGCCTCAAGATTCCCAAAGCGAAGATTTTCCTTGATACTGCCTTCATAGAGCCAGGCATCCTGCAATACCATCCCAAACTGTCGACGATAGTCCTGACGAGACAGGTCACGAATATCTTGACCGTCCACTAAAATAGCTCCAGCAGTTACATCATAAAAACGCATGAGAAGGTTAATTAAGGTTGTTTTTCCTGCTCCAGTTGGTCCTACGATAGCCACCATCTCTCCTGGTTCAACATCCAGATTGAAATTGCGAATCAATGGTTTATTTTCCACGTATTGGAAATCAACATTCTTGAAGCTAACCTGACCTGTCAATGGTGCCAGTTCTTTCACTTCAGCAGTTTGGGCTTCTTCCTGTTCATCCAAAACTTCGAAGACACGATCAAGCGAAGACTTAGCACTTTGCATTTGTCCCGCTAATTGAGTGATATTTTGGATTGGTTGACTAACCTGCCACACATACTGAACGAAAGCTTGCATATTACCAATGGTTAAGCGTCCTGCGATAACCTGCAATCCACCTAATACTGCAACAATTAAGTAAGTTAAATCCGATACAATATGAAGGGCAGGCATCATCAAACCTGAAATGAAGCTAGCCTTGAATCCAACTTGTTGCAATTCATCCGTAATCTTTTCAAATCTCTCTTGAGATTTCTCTTCACGTCCGAAAAGTTTAAGAACATTGAAACCAGTCAAGCTTTCCTGTACAAATCCATTCATACTTCCTAGAATGGCTGCCTGCTGTTTAAAGTATGGTTGCGAACGATTCAGAATTGTTTTAGCCCCAAAATAAGTTATCGGAATCGACAAGATAACAATGATGGCCAACTGAAGATTTAGATAGAGCACCATTCCCATAACAAAAAGAATGGTAAAGACTGCATTGACAATCTGTAAGAAAGACTGTTGGAGAGCATTTGAAACAGTTTCAACATCACTGGTAAAGCGACCCAACAAATCCCCAAACTGGTGCTTATCAAAGTAGGACACAGGGATGCGATTGATTTTTTCGCTCATTTCATTTCGCAAATCCTGTATCATGGACTGCACCGCATTGGTCATAAAGTAGTTTGAATAATATGCCCCCAACTCATAGAGAAGACCACGCAGGAGATAAATCACTAGAATTACTGTGATATAGCTGGTATTGATACCTGCTCCTGCAACACCATTTGCCATGGCAAGGAGGTTGCTGGTTAACTCAGTGATAGCAAGCCCCAATACGAATGGCTCGATAACACTCATAATGACGCTGACTATTTTCAAGAAAACTGCAAAGAAAACAGAGAAACGGTAGGCTTTTAAATAGCTCCATAGACGAGCTAGACTAGATTGTTGTTTCATCCTTTACCTCCTATTCTTCTGTTAGAGACGCATTTTTCAACTGCGATTCAGCAATTTCTCGATAGATGTCATTGGTTTCCATCAATTCTTCATGACGCCCACGACCAACAATTTCACCCTTATCAAGGACGATAATCTGGTCAGCATCCATGATAGTTCCAACACGTTGAGCAACAATCAATACCGTAGCATCTTGTGTCACTTCCTTGAGACGACGGCGCAAAATAGCATCTGTACGGTAGTCCAAGGCTGAGAAAGAATCATCAAAGATATAGATATCTGGACCCTTGATGACTGCTCGTGCAATCGACAAACGTTGTTTCTGACCACCTGATAGGTTGCTTCCGCCTTCTGCCAGATGCGTCGCAAAACCTTCTTCTCGACTTTCGATAAAGTCTTTGGCTTGGGCCACATCTGCTGCTTGGTGCAAGTCCTCATGACTGGCATCCTCTTTCCCGTAACGGAGATTGTCTGCGATAGTCCCAGTAAAAAGCAAGGCCTTTTGTGGAATAAATCCAATCTTCTGACGGAGTGATTTGAGACGGTAATCCCGGACATCAACACCA from Streptococcus sp. oral taxon 061 includes these protein-coding regions:
- a CDS encoding ABC transporter ATP-binding protein; this translates as MKQQSSLARLWSYLKAYRFSVFFAVFLKIVSVIMSVIEPFVLGLAITELTSNLLAMANGVAGAGINTSYITVILVIYLLRGLLYELGAYYSNYFMTNAVQSMIQDLRNEMSEKINRIPVSYFDKHQFGDLLGRFTSDVETVSNALQQSFLQIVNAVFTILFVMGMVLYLNLQLAIIVILSIPITYFGAKTILNRSQPYFKQQAAILGSMNGFVQESLTGFNVLKLFGREEKSQERFEKITDELQQVGFKASFISGLMMPALHIVSDLTYLIVAVLGGLQVIAGRLTIGNMQAFVQYVWQVSQPIQNITQLAGQMQSAKSSLDRVFEVLDEQEEAQTAEVKELAPLTGQVSFKNVDFQYVENKPLIRNFNLDVEPGEMVAIVGPTGAGKTTLINLLMRFYDVTAGAILVDGQDIRDLSRQDYRRQFGMVLQDAWLYEGSIKENLRFGNLEATDEEIVEAAKAANVDHFIRTLPGGYNMEMNQESSNISLGQKQLLTIARALLADPKILILDEATSSVDTRLELLIQKAMKRLMKGRTSFVIAHRLSTIQEADKILVLKDGQIIEQGNHESLLASKGFYYDLYQSQFSGKDAENN